Proteins co-encoded in one Arachis stenosperma cultivar V10309 chromosome 7, arast.V10309.gnm1.PFL2, whole genome shotgun sequence genomic window:
- the LOC130940381 gene encoding ribonuclease E/G-like protein, chloroplastic isoform X2: MSPTEHANIWKAEFEIASGLNFKYNYFIKGKSKSSSNVIWKPGPAFSLSLPLTVLGENKVMVRDVWIRTSSHVSSAHTWFPWIEETYFPEHPSSHLPVKDDGEIASLFKNDVLKSDIFSLEDQLYYDDDNMDMESMDDEDSHSTNILSENYQPLEEPWLLLSPPFSVSKDRKESNEVETDNTVEEPVKLVDTEKLLPEDSTNVTSKDPVSTVILINSSICTMQRIAVLENDKLVELLLEPVKSNVQCDSVYVGVVSKLVPHMGGAFVNIGSSRPALMDIKQNREPFIFPPFRQKTKKQKLDIKDKNDHESHDADVSDGISDIYSEDGCLKSVHNAYDEHEGEDDFYITEVLKENVNGSLIDDEVEADFEDDIEGSEIHIDETSNSLLGFGMNGSVNSHILQTKDTEKAAHVASEENKWIKVRKGTKIIVQVVKEGLGTKGPTLTAYPKLRSRFWVLIARCDKIGVSKKISGVERTRLKVIAKTLQPKGFGLTVRTVAAGHSLEELHKDLEGLLSTWKNIVEHAKSAALAADEGVEGAVPVILHRAMGQTLSVVQDYFNENVNRMVVDSPRTFHEVTNYLQEMAPDLCDRVELYDKKVPLFDEFNIEGEIDNILKKRVPLANGGSLIIEQTEALVSIDVNGGHGMFGHGTSQQKAILDVNLAAAKRIARELRLRDIGGIIVVDFIDMTDEANKRLVYEEVKKAVERDKSMVKVSELSRHGLMEITRKRVRPSVTFMISEPCACCHATGRVEALETSFSKIEQQICRFIATMDIKADSISPKSWPKFILRVDHHMCEYLTSGKKTRLATLSSSLKVWILLKVARGFTRGAFEVKPFVDDKGEKNQHQAPISMLRSSEASTKKPGQKLTIVPVKKSKARGK; encoded by the exons ATGTCTCCTACAGAACATGCAAATATATGGAAAGCTGAATTTGAG ATTGCTTCGGGCTTGAACttcaaatataattatttcaTTAAGGGAAAATCGAAATCCTCAAGCAATGTTATTTGGAAGCCAGGACCAGCATTCTCTCTGTCATTACCCCTTACAGTCCTTGGTGAAAATAAAGTTATGGTGAGGGATGTGTGGATTAGGACTAGTTCCCATGTGTCTTCAGCTCATACATGGTTCCCCTGGATAGAGGAAACATATTTTCCGGAGCATCCATCTAGTCATTTACCAGTCAAAG ATGATGGAGAGATTGCGAGTCTCTTTAAAAATGACGTGTTAAAGTCAGATATATTCAGTTTGGAAGATCAATTGTACTACGACGATGACAATATGGACATGGAGAGCATGGATGATGAGGATTCACATTCTACTAATATTCTTTCTGAGAATTACCAGCCTCTGGAGGAACCCTGGCTACTCCTTTCACCCCCTTTTTCTGTCTCTAAGGATAGAAAGGAATCCAATGAAGTTGAAACTGATAACACTGTAGAAGAGCCAGTGAAGTTGGTTGATACAGAAAAATTATTACCTGAAGACAGTACTAATGTAACTTCAAAAGATCCTGTTTCTACTGTTATACTTATTAACTCTTCAATATGTACTATGCAAAGAATTGCAGTATTGGAAAATGATAAATTGGTTGAGTTATTATTGGAACCTGTCAAGAGTAATGTGCAGTGTGACAGTGTATATGTTGGGGTAGTCTCAAAACTTGTTCCTCATATGGGTGGGGCTTTTGTGAACATTGGGAGTTCTAGACCTGCCCTTATGGACATTAAGCAAAACAGGGAGCCATTTATATTCCCACCATTTCGTCAAAAGACGAAGAAGCAAAAACTTGATATCAAGGATAAAAATGATCATGAGTCTCATGATGCTGATGTCTCTGATGGAATATCAGACATCTATTCTGAGGATGGTTGCTTAAAATCTGTACACAATGCCTATGATGAGCATGAAGGAGAGGATGATTTTTATATTACAGAAGTTCTTAAGGAAAATGTGAATGGTAGCTTGATTGATGATGAAGTAGAAGCTGACTTTGAGGATGACATAGAGGGAAGTGAAATCCATATAGACGAAACTAGCAACAGCCTTCTTGGTTTTGGCATGAATGGTTCAGTCAACTCTCATATATTACAAACAAAAGATACAGAGAAAGCAGCTCATGTGGCTTCTGAAGAAAACAAATGGATCAAAGTTCGCAAGGGAACCAAAATCATTGTCCAAGTTGTTAAAGAGGGCCTTGGTACTAAGGGTCCCACTCTGACTGCTTATCCTAAACTAAGAAGTAGATTCTGG GTGTTGATTGCACGTTGTGATAAAATAGGAGTCTCCAAAAAGATCTCTGGTGTTGAGCGAACAAGGTTGAAAGTTATTGCAAAGACACTGCAGCCTAAGGGTTTTGGTCTCACTGTAAGAACTGTTGCTGCTGGTCATTCTTTAGAAGAGCTGCACAAAGACTTGGAAGGTTTGCTCTCAACATGGAAAAATATAGTCGAACATGCAAAATCTGCTGCTCTTGCTGCGGATGAAGGTGTGGAAGGAGCTGTTCCTGTTATTTTACACCGGGCAATGGGTCAGACTCTCTCAGTGGTTCAGGATTATTTCAATGAAAAT GTTAACAGGATGGTGGTTGACTCTCCAAGAACATTTCATGAG GTGACCAATTACCTGCAAGAAATGGCCCCTGATCTATGTGATCGAGTAGAGCTGTATGATAAAAaggttcccctttttgatgaatTCAACATTGAGGGAGAGATTGACAATATCCTTAAGAAAAG GGTTCCACTTGCTAATGGAGGTTCTTTAATCATTGAACAAACTGAGGCATTAGTTTCTATTGATGTGAATGGAGGACATGGGATGTTTGGTCATGGAACATCACAGCAGAAAGCTATTTTAGATGTCAACCTTGCAGCTGCAAAACGA ATTGCAAGGGAGTTGCGATTACGGGACATTGGAGGGATCATTGTAGTAGATTTCATTGACATGACAGATGAAG CAAATAAAAGATTGGTATACGAAGAAGTCAAGAAAGCTGTTGAGAGAGACAAATCCATGGTGAAAGTCTCTGAATTGTCAAGACATGGACTCATGGAAATAACACGAAAGAGG GTTCGACCAAGTGTGACATTCATGATTAGCGAACCATGTGCTTGTTGCCATGCCACAGGCAGGGTTGAAGCTTTAGAGACATCGTTCTCCAAAATTGAACAACAAATCTGTCGGTTTATT GCAACAATGGACATTAAGGCAGACAGTATAAGCCCCAAGTCATGGCCAAAATTTATTCTGAGAGTTGACCATCATATGTGTGAGTACTTAACTTCAGGGAAAAAGACAAGGCTTGCAACATTGAGTAGTTCCCTCAAAGTCTGGATTCTTTTAAAG GTTGCTAGAGGGTTCACGAGAGGAGCGTTCGAGGTTAAACCATTTGTAGATGACAAAGGAGAGAAAAACCAGCATCAAGCTCCAATTTCAATGCTGAGATCCTCAGAGGCCAGTACCAAAAAACCTGGCCAAAAGTTGACAATTGTTCCAGTTAAGAAATCAAAAGCTAGGGGAAAATAA
- the LOC130940381 gene encoding ribonuclease E/G-like protein, chloroplastic isoform X1 translates to MELIAELGLMHHHHHHHLHYRHQHLFRCASSPFFYTPFVFPPKRFLSLDICHTIPLHGVYRIIYCMKNHKSVRRLTALPASKGKQTKNVDELCKIIWTVEADLEDGHLLYITGDPAVLGCWKPKKAVLMSPTEHANIWKAEFEIASGLNFKYNYFIKGKSKSSSNVIWKPGPAFSLSLPLTVLGENKVMVRDVWIRTSSHVSSAHTWFPWIEETYFPEHPSSHLPVKDDGEIASLFKNDVLKSDIFSLEDQLYYDDDNMDMESMDDEDSHSTNILSENYQPLEEPWLLLSPPFSVSKDRKESNEVETDNTVEEPVKLVDTEKLLPEDSTNVTSKDPVSTVILINSSICTMQRIAVLENDKLVELLLEPVKSNVQCDSVYVGVVSKLVPHMGGAFVNIGSSRPALMDIKQNREPFIFPPFRQKTKKQKLDIKDKNDHESHDADVSDGISDIYSEDGCLKSVHNAYDEHEGEDDFYITEVLKENVNGSLIDDEVEADFEDDIEGSEIHIDETSNSLLGFGMNGSVNSHILQTKDTEKAAHVASEENKWIKVRKGTKIIVQVVKEGLGTKGPTLTAYPKLRSRFWVLIARCDKIGVSKKISGVERTRLKVIAKTLQPKGFGLTVRTVAAGHSLEELHKDLEGLLSTWKNIVEHAKSAALAADEGVEGAVPVILHRAMGQTLSVVQDYFNENVNRMVVDSPRTFHEVTNYLQEMAPDLCDRVELYDKKVPLFDEFNIEGEIDNILKKRVPLANGGSLIIEQTEALVSIDVNGGHGMFGHGTSQQKAILDVNLAAAKRIARELRLRDIGGIIVVDFIDMTDEANKRLVYEEVKKAVERDKSMVKVSELSRHGLMEITRKRVRPSVTFMISEPCACCHATGRVEALETSFSKIEQQICRFIATMDIKADSISPKSWPKFILRVDHHMCEYLTSGKKTRLATLSSSLKVWILLKVARGFTRGAFEVKPFVDDKGEKNQHQAPISMLRSSEASTKKPGQKLTIVPVKKSKARGK, encoded by the exons ATGGAGCTCATTGCTGAGCTTGGTTTGAtgcaccatcatcatcatcatcatcttcactACCGCCACCAGCACCTTTTTCGCTGTGCTAGTAGTCCTTTTTTCTATACCCCTTTTGTGTTTCCTCCAAAGAGGTTCCTCTCAct GGACATATGCCATACCATACCACTGCATGGCGTATACAGGATCATATACTGTATGAAGAACCACAAATCAGTGAGAAGATTAACAGCATTGCCAGCATCAAAAG GGAAGCAAACCAAAAATGTTGATGAACTATGCAAGATTATTTGGACTGTAGAAGCTGATTTAGAAGATGGTCACCTTCTGTACATAACCGGTGACCCAGCTGTATTGGGCTGCTGGAAACCAAAGAAAGCTGTTCTAATGTCTCCTACAGAACATGCAAATATATGGAAAGCTGAATTTGAG ATTGCTTCGGGCTTGAACttcaaatataattatttcaTTAAGGGAAAATCGAAATCCTCAAGCAATGTTATTTGGAAGCCAGGACCAGCATTCTCTCTGTCATTACCCCTTACAGTCCTTGGTGAAAATAAAGTTATGGTGAGGGATGTGTGGATTAGGACTAGTTCCCATGTGTCTTCAGCTCATACATGGTTCCCCTGGATAGAGGAAACATATTTTCCGGAGCATCCATCTAGTCATTTACCAGTCAAAG ATGATGGAGAGATTGCGAGTCTCTTTAAAAATGACGTGTTAAAGTCAGATATATTCAGTTTGGAAGATCAATTGTACTACGACGATGACAATATGGACATGGAGAGCATGGATGATGAGGATTCACATTCTACTAATATTCTTTCTGAGAATTACCAGCCTCTGGAGGAACCCTGGCTACTCCTTTCACCCCCTTTTTCTGTCTCTAAGGATAGAAAGGAATCCAATGAAGTTGAAACTGATAACACTGTAGAAGAGCCAGTGAAGTTGGTTGATACAGAAAAATTATTACCTGAAGACAGTACTAATGTAACTTCAAAAGATCCTGTTTCTACTGTTATACTTATTAACTCTTCAATATGTACTATGCAAAGAATTGCAGTATTGGAAAATGATAAATTGGTTGAGTTATTATTGGAACCTGTCAAGAGTAATGTGCAGTGTGACAGTGTATATGTTGGGGTAGTCTCAAAACTTGTTCCTCATATGGGTGGGGCTTTTGTGAACATTGGGAGTTCTAGACCTGCCCTTATGGACATTAAGCAAAACAGGGAGCCATTTATATTCCCACCATTTCGTCAAAAGACGAAGAAGCAAAAACTTGATATCAAGGATAAAAATGATCATGAGTCTCATGATGCTGATGTCTCTGATGGAATATCAGACATCTATTCTGAGGATGGTTGCTTAAAATCTGTACACAATGCCTATGATGAGCATGAAGGAGAGGATGATTTTTATATTACAGAAGTTCTTAAGGAAAATGTGAATGGTAGCTTGATTGATGATGAAGTAGAAGCTGACTTTGAGGATGACATAGAGGGAAGTGAAATCCATATAGACGAAACTAGCAACAGCCTTCTTGGTTTTGGCATGAATGGTTCAGTCAACTCTCATATATTACAAACAAAAGATACAGAGAAAGCAGCTCATGTGGCTTCTGAAGAAAACAAATGGATCAAAGTTCGCAAGGGAACCAAAATCATTGTCCAAGTTGTTAAAGAGGGCCTTGGTACTAAGGGTCCCACTCTGACTGCTTATCCTAAACTAAGAAGTAGATTCTGG GTGTTGATTGCACGTTGTGATAAAATAGGAGTCTCCAAAAAGATCTCTGGTGTTGAGCGAACAAGGTTGAAAGTTATTGCAAAGACACTGCAGCCTAAGGGTTTTGGTCTCACTGTAAGAACTGTTGCTGCTGGTCATTCTTTAGAAGAGCTGCACAAAGACTTGGAAGGTTTGCTCTCAACATGGAAAAATATAGTCGAACATGCAAAATCTGCTGCTCTTGCTGCGGATGAAGGTGTGGAAGGAGCTGTTCCTGTTATTTTACACCGGGCAATGGGTCAGACTCTCTCAGTGGTTCAGGATTATTTCAATGAAAAT GTTAACAGGATGGTGGTTGACTCTCCAAGAACATTTCATGAG GTGACCAATTACCTGCAAGAAATGGCCCCTGATCTATGTGATCGAGTAGAGCTGTATGATAAAAaggttcccctttttgatgaatTCAACATTGAGGGAGAGATTGACAATATCCTTAAGAAAAG GGTTCCACTTGCTAATGGAGGTTCTTTAATCATTGAACAAACTGAGGCATTAGTTTCTATTGATGTGAATGGAGGACATGGGATGTTTGGTCATGGAACATCACAGCAGAAAGCTATTTTAGATGTCAACCTTGCAGCTGCAAAACGA ATTGCAAGGGAGTTGCGATTACGGGACATTGGAGGGATCATTGTAGTAGATTTCATTGACATGACAGATGAAG CAAATAAAAGATTGGTATACGAAGAAGTCAAGAAAGCTGTTGAGAGAGACAAATCCATGGTGAAAGTCTCTGAATTGTCAAGACATGGACTCATGGAAATAACACGAAAGAGG GTTCGACCAAGTGTGACATTCATGATTAGCGAACCATGTGCTTGTTGCCATGCCACAGGCAGGGTTGAAGCTTTAGAGACATCGTTCTCCAAAATTGAACAACAAATCTGTCGGTTTATT GCAACAATGGACATTAAGGCAGACAGTATAAGCCCCAAGTCATGGCCAAAATTTATTCTGAGAGTTGACCATCATATGTGTGAGTACTTAACTTCAGGGAAAAAGACAAGGCTTGCAACATTGAGTAGTTCCCTCAAAGTCTGGATTCTTTTAAAG GTTGCTAGAGGGTTCACGAGAGGAGCGTTCGAGGTTAAACCATTTGTAGATGACAAAGGAGAGAAAAACCAGCATCAAGCTCCAATTTCAATGCTGAGATCCTCAGAGGCCAGTACCAAAAAACCTGGCCAAAAGTTGACAATTGTTCCAGTTAAGAAATCAAAAGCTAGGGGAAAATAA
- the LOC130941229 gene encoding uncharacterized protein LOC130941229 yields MLGRSVFSRPGSFRPENLGHSALAMIGNVCFSVFVVGVLVFTIIAATYEPEDPLFHPSTKITTFLTSESNATFKSDNTVVKTGEDFVAANETVFGSIINMEDVNNSANAESGGEAATVASECETTGPIDCRDPEVFHMLMRATIEKFKDIHFYRFGKAVPGSNDSTCDMAWRFRPKEGKAAAFYKDYRRFVIQRAENCSLSIVSIGEYHSGLNARKRKKNQKPGLEKAPPKVDQVTALPVFGETNVNDSLPVVESESSFSHGNYLIYVGGGDRCKSMNHYLWSFLCALGEAQYLNRTLVMDLSICLSSIYTSSKQDEEGKDFRFYFDFEHLKEAASVLDKEQFWTDWNKWHEKDGMGLHLVEDYKITPMKLKEVKDSLIMRKFGEVEPDNYWYRVCEGETESVVKRPWHLIWKSKRLMDIVSAIASRLNWDYDAVHIVRGEKARNKELWPNLDAHTSPDALLSTLRDKIDDGRHLYIATNEPDTSFFDPLKDKYTTHFLDEYKDLWDETSEWNSDTTKLNNGVPVEFDGYMRVSIDTEVFLRGKKQIETFNDLTSDCKDGINTCNVQTN; encoded by the coding sequence ATGTTGGGTAGGTCTGTGTTTTCCAGACCTGGAAGCTTCAGGCCAGAGAATTTGGGTCACAGTGCATTGGCCATGATTGGGAATGTTTGTTTCTCTGTCTTTGTTGTTGGGGTTTTGGTTTTCACAATTATAGCTGCAACTTATGAACCTGAGGACCCTTTGTTCCACCCTTCAACCAAGATCACCACATTCCTCACTTCTGAATCCAATGCCACTTTCAAGTCCGATAACACTGTTGTTAAGACCGGGGAGGATTTTGTTGCTGCCAACGAGACTGTTTTCGGCTCGATTATTAACATGGAGGATGTTAATAACTCGGCTAATGCTGAATCCGGGGGCGAGGCTGCTACCGTGGCCTCTGAATGTGAGACCACTGGCCCTATTGATTGTAGGGACCCTGAGGTTTTTCATATGTTGATGAGGGCCACAATTGAGAAGTTTAAGGATATCCATTTCTACCGGTTCGGGAAAGCGGTTCCTGGCTCTAATGATAGTACTTGCGATATGGCATGGCGGTTCAGGCCAAAGGAAGGGAAGGCTGCTGCATTTTATAAGGATTATAGGAGGTTTGTTATTCAGAGGGCCGAGAATTGCTCGCTTAGCATTGTTAGCATTGGTGAATATCATAGTGGGTTAAATGctaggaagaggaagaagaatcaGAAACCTGGGCTTGAGAAGGCTCCACCAAAGGTGGATCAGGTGACTGCATTACCTGTTTTTGGTGAGACTAATGTTAACGACAGCCTCCCCGTGGTTGAGTCTGAGAGTTCATTTAGTCATGGTAATTACCTGATATATGTTGGAGGTGGAGATCGGTGTAAGAGCATGAATCATTACTTGTGGAGTTTCTTGTGTGCTCTTGGGGAAGCTCAGTACCTAAATCGAACATTGGTTATGGATTTGAGCATTTGCCTATCTTCGATTTACACTTCGTCGAAGCAGGACGAGGAAGGCAAAGATTTCAGATTTTACTTTGATTTTGAGCATTTAAAGGAGGCAGCATCTGTGTTGGACAAGGAACAGTTTTGGACAGATTGGAATAAGTGGCACGAAAAGGATGGGATGGGTCTTCATCTTGTGGAGGATTACAAAATCACACCGATGAAGCTCAAGGAAGTGAAGGATTCTTTGATCATGAGGAAGTTCGGTGAAGTTGAACCGGATAACTATTGGTACAGGGTCTGTGAGGGAGAGACAGAATCTGTCGTTAAAAGGCCGTGGCATTTGATATGGAAATCGAAGAGGTTGATGGATATAGTGTCCGCAATAGCTTCAAGGTTGAACTGGGACTATGATGCTGTTCATATTGTGAGAGGGGAAAAGGCGAGGAACAAAGAGCTTTGGCCAAATCTCGATGCGCATACCTCCCCGGACGCACTTCTCTCAACCTTGCGGGACAAGATTGACGATGGAAGGCACCTTTACATCGCAACAAATGAACCCGATACTTCCTTTTTTGATCCCCTGAAAGATAAGTATACCACTCATTTTCTTGATGAATATAAGGATCTTTGGGATGAAACCAGTGAATGGAACTCAGATACAACAAAGCTCAATAACGGTGTTCCGGTAGAATTCGATGGTTACATGAGAGTCTCCATTGATACAGAAGTGTTCTTGAGAGGTAAAAAGCAGATTGAAACTTTCAACGATTTGACCAGTGATTGCAAGGATGGTATCAATACCTGTAATGTTCAAACAAACTAA
- the LOC130940381 gene encoding ribonuclease E/G-like protein, chloroplastic isoform X3, translating into MDMESMDDEDSHSTNILSENYQPLEEPWLLLSPPFSVSKDRKESNEVETDNTVEEPVKLVDTEKLLPEDSTNVTSKDPVSTVILINSSICTMQRIAVLENDKLVELLLEPVKSNVQCDSVYVGVVSKLVPHMGGAFVNIGSSRPALMDIKQNREPFIFPPFRQKTKKQKLDIKDKNDHESHDADVSDGISDIYSEDGCLKSVHNAYDEHEGEDDFYITEVLKENVNGSLIDDEVEADFEDDIEGSEIHIDETSNSLLGFGMNGSVNSHILQTKDTEKAAHVASEENKWIKVRKGTKIIVQVVKEGLGTKGPTLTAYPKLRSRFWVLIARCDKIGVSKKISGVERTRLKVIAKTLQPKGFGLTVRTVAAGHSLEELHKDLEGLLSTWKNIVEHAKSAALAADEGVEGAVPVILHRAMGQTLSVVQDYFNENVNRMVVDSPRTFHEVTNYLQEMAPDLCDRVELYDKKVPLFDEFNIEGEIDNILKKRVPLANGGSLIIEQTEALVSIDVNGGHGMFGHGTSQQKAILDVNLAAAKRIARELRLRDIGGIIVVDFIDMTDEANKRLVYEEVKKAVERDKSMVKVSELSRHGLMEITRKRVRPSVTFMISEPCACCHATGRVEALETSFSKIEQQICRFIATMDIKADSISPKSWPKFILRVDHHMCEYLTSGKKTRLATLSSSLKVWILLKVARGFTRGAFEVKPFVDDKGEKNQHQAPISMLRSSEASTKKPGQKLTIVPVKKSKARGK; encoded by the exons ATGGACATGGAGAGCATGGATGATGAGGATTCACATTCTACTAATATTCTTTCTGAGAATTACCAGCCTCTGGAGGAACCCTGGCTACTCCTTTCACCCCCTTTTTCTGTCTCTAAGGATAGAAAGGAATCCAATGAAGTTGAAACTGATAACACTGTAGAAGAGCCAGTGAAGTTGGTTGATACAGAAAAATTATTACCTGAAGACAGTACTAATGTAACTTCAAAAGATCCTGTTTCTACTGTTATACTTATTAACTCTTCAATATGTACTATGCAAAGAATTGCAGTATTGGAAAATGATAAATTGGTTGAGTTATTATTGGAACCTGTCAAGAGTAATGTGCAGTGTGACAGTGTATATGTTGGGGTAGTCTCAAAACTTGTTCCTCATATGGGTGGGGCTTTTGTGAACATTGGGAGTTCTAGACCTGCCCTTATGGACATTAAGCAAAACAGGGAGCCATTTATATTCCCACCATTTCGTCAAAAGACGAAGAAGCAAAAACTTGATATCAAGGATAAAAATGATCATGAGTCTCATGATGCTGATGTCTCTGATGGAATATCAGACATCTATTCTGAGGATGGTTGCTTAAAATCTGTACACAATGCCTATGATGAGCATGAAGGAGAGGATGATTTTTATATTACAGAAGTTCTTAAGGAAAATGTGAATGGTAGCTTGATTGATGATGAAGTAGAAGCTGACTTTGAGGATGACATAGAGGGAAGTGAAATCCATATAGACGAAACTAGCAACAGCCTTCTTGGTTTTGGCATGAATGGTTCAGTCAACTCTCATATATTACAAACAAAAGATACAGAGAAAGCAGCTCATGTGGCTTCTGAAGAAAACAAATGGATCAAAGTTCGCAAGGGAACCAAAATCATTGTCCAAGTTGTTAAAGAGGGCCTTGGTACTAAGGGTCCCACTCTGACTGCTTATCCTAAACTAAGAAGTAGATTCTGG GTGTTGATTGCACGTTGTGATAAAATAGGAGTCTCCAAAAAGATCTCTGGTGTTGAGCGAACAAGGTTGAAAGTTATTGCAAAGACACTGCAGCCTAAGGGTTTTGGTCTCACTGTAAGAACTGTTGCTGCTGGTCATTCTTTAGAAGAGCTGCACAAAGACTTGGAAGGTTTGCTCTCAACATGGAAAAATATAGTCGAACATGCAAAATCTGCTGCTCTTGCTGCGGATGAAGGTGTGGAAGGAGCTGTTCCTGTTATTTTACACCGGGCAATGGGTCAGACTCTCTCAGTGGTTCAGGATTATTTCAATGAAAAT GTTAACAGGATGGTGGTTGACTCTCCAAGAACATTTCATGAG GTGACCAATTACCTGCAAGAAATGGCCCCTGATCTATGTGATCGAGTAGAGCTGTATGATAAAAaggttcccctttttgatgaatTCAACATTGAGGGAGAGATTGACAATATCCTTAAGAAAAG GGTTCCACTTGCTAATGGAGGTTCTTTAATCATTGAACAAACTGAGGCATTAGTTTCTATTGATGTGAATGGAGGACATGGGATGTTTGGTCATGGAACATCACAGCAGAAAGCTATTTTAGATGTCAACCTTGCAGCTGCAAAACGA ATTGCAAGGGAGTTGCGATTACGGGACATTGGAGGGATCATTGTAGTAGATTTCATTGACATGACAGATGAAG CAAATAAAAGATTGGTATACGAAGAAGTCAAGAAAGCTGTTGAGAGAGACAAATCCATGGTGAAAGTCTCTGAATTGTCAAGACATGGACTCATGGAAATAACACGAAAGAGG GTTCGACCAAGTGTGACATTCATGATTAGCGAACCATGTGCTTGTTGCCATGCCACAGGCAGGGTTGAAGCTTTAGAGACATCGTTCTCCAAAATTGAACAACAAATCTGTCGGTTTATT GCAACAATGGACATTAAGGCAGACAGTATAAGCCCCAAGTCATGGCCAAAATTTATTCTGAGAGTTGACCATCATATGTGTGAGTACTTAACTTCAGGGAAAAAGACAAGGCTTGCAACATTGAGTAGTTCCCTCAAAGTCTGGATTCTTTTAAAG GTTGCTAGAGGGTTCACGAGAGGAGCGTTCGAGGTTAAACCATTTGTAGATGACAAAGGAGAGAAAAACCAGCATCAAGCTCCAATTTCAATGCTGAGATCCTCAGAGGCCAGTACCAAAAAACCTGGCCAAAAGTTGACAATTGTTCCAGTTAAGAAATCAAAAGCTAGGGGAAAATAA